In the genome of Hippoglossus hippoglossus isolate fHipHip1 chromosome 4, fHipHip1.pri, whole genome shotgun sequence, one region contains:
- the LOC117760475 gene encoding pre-mRNA-splicing factor 38A isoform X2, which produces MANRTVKDANSIHGTNPQYLVEKIIRTRIYESKYWKEECFGLTAELVVDKAMELKFVGGVYGGNIKPTPFLCLALKMLQIQPEKDIIVEFIKNEDFKYVRLLGAMYMRLTGTAADCYKYLEPLYNDYRKIKSQNRNGEFELMHVDEFIDELLHAERMCDIILPRLQRRQVLEEAEMLDPRISALEEDLDEVETSDEEDEEEDKQQQERLQTPEPHRRSYRDNDRPRRSPSPRYRRSRSPRRRSRSPKRRSPSPRRERHRSKSPRRHRSRSRDRRHRSKSPGQKTRHHRSHRHRSHSKSPERSSKKSHKKSRRNE; this is translated from the exons ATGGCGAACCGAACCGTGAAGGATGCCAACAGCATCCACGGGACGAACCCACAGTACCTGGTGGAGAAAATCATCCGAACCCGAATCTACGAGTCCAAATACTGGAAGGAGGAATGCTTCGGCCTCACCG CCGAGCTGGTTGTTGACAAAGCCATGGAGCTGAAGTTCGTTGGAGGAGTTTATGGCGGAAACATCAAGCCCACCCCCTTCCTTTGCCTCGCGCTGAAGATGCTGCAGATTCAGCCGGAGAAAGACATCATCGTCGAGTTCATAAAAAATGAGGATTTCAA ATATGTTCGTCTCCTTGGAGCCATGTACATGAGACTGACGGGCACTGCAGCGGATTGTTACAAATACCTGGAGCCTTTGTACAACGACTACAGAAAGATCAAGAGTCAGAACAGAAACGGAG AGTTTGAGTTGATGCACGTTGACGAGTTTATCGACGAGCTTCTTCACGCAGAGAGGATGTGTGACATCATCCTGCCCCGGCTTCAG AGGAGACAAGTCCTCGAGGAGGCGGAGATGTTGGACCCGCGCATCAGCGCTCTGGAGGAAGACCTGGATGAAGTGGAGACCAGTgacgaggaagatgaggaagaagacaag cagcagcaggagagactCCAGACCCCTGAACCACACAGACGTAGTTACCGTGACAACGACAGGCCTCGTCGCTCCCCATCACCTCGCTACAGACGCAGCCGCTCCCCCAGACG GAGGAGCCGATCTCCGAAGAGGCGGAG CCCCTCCCCCCGGAGAGAGCGCCATCGCAGCAAGAGCCCCCGCAGACACCGCAGCCGGTCCCGGGACCGGCGCCACCGCTCCAAATCCCCAGGTCAGAAAACAC GTCATCACAGAAGCCACCGACATCGCAGCCACTCAAAGTCTCCAGAGAG GAGTTCAAAAAAGAGTCACAAGAAGAGTCGGAGAAACGAGTGA
- the LOC117760475 gene encoding pre-mRNA-splicing factor 38A isoform X6, with translation MANRTVKDANSIHGTNPQYLVEKIIRTRIYESKYWKEECFGLTAELVVDKAMELKFVGGVYGGNIKPTPFLCLALKMLQIQPEKDIIVEFIKNEDFKYVRLLGAMYMRLTGTAADCYKYLEPLYNDYRKIKSQNRNGEFELMHVDEFIDELLHAERMCDIILPRLQRRQVLEEAEMLDPRISALEEDLDEVETSDEEDEEEDKQQERLQTPEPHRRSYRDNDRPRRSPSPRYRRSRSPRRRSRSPKRRSPSPRRERHRSKSPRRHRSRSRDRRHRSKSPGHHRSHRHRSHSKSPERSSKKSHKKSRRNE, from the exons ATGGCGAACCGAACCGTGAAGGATGCCAACAGCATCCACGGGACGAACCCACAGTACCTGGTGGAGAAAATCATCCGAACCCGAATCTACGAGTCCAAATACTGGAAGGAGGAATGCTTCGGCCTCACCG CCGAGCTGGTTGTTGACAAAGCCATGGAGCTGAAGTTCGTTGGAGGAGTTTATGGCGGAAACATCAAGCCCACCCCCTTCCTTTGCCTCGCGCTGAAGATGCTGCAGATTCAGCCGGAGAAAGACATCATCGTCGAGTTCATAAAAAATGAGGATTTCAA ATATGTTCGTCTCCTTGGAGCCATGTACATGAGACTGACGGGCACTGCAGCGGATTGTTACAAATACCTGGAGCCTTTGTACAACGACTACAGAAAGATCAAGAGTCAGAACAGAAACGGAG AGTTTGAGTTGATGCACGTTGACGAGTTTATCGACGAGCTTCTTCACGCAGAGAGGATGTGTGACATCATCCTGCCCCGGCTTCAG AGGAGACAAGTCCTCGAGGAGGCGGAGATGTTGGACCCGCGCATCAGCGCTCTGGAGGAAGACCTGGATGAAGTGGAGACCAGTgacgaggaagatgaggaagaagacaag cagcaggagagactCCAGACCCCTGAACCACACAGACGTAGTTACCGTGACAACGACAGGCCTCGTCGCTCCCCATCACCTCGCTACAGACGCAGCCGCTCCCCCAGACG GAGGAGCCGATCTCCGAAGAGGCGGAG CCCCTCCCCCCGGAGAGAGCGCCATCGCAGCAAGAGCCCCCGCAGACACCGCAGCCGGTCCCGGGACCGGCGCCACCGCTCCAAATCCCCAG GTCATCACAGAAGCCACCGACATCGCAGCCACTCAAAGTCTCCAGAGAG GAGTTCAAAAAAGAGTCACAAGAAGAGTCGGAGAAACGAGTGA
- the LOC117760475 gene encoding pre-mRNA-splicing factor 38A isoform X5 — protein sequence MANRTVKDANSIHGTNPQYLVEKIIRTRIYESKYWKEECFGLTAELVVDKAMELKFVGGVYGGNIKPTPFLCLALKMLQIQPEKDIIVEFIKNEDFKYVRLLGAMYMRLTGTAADCYKYLEPLYNDYRKIKSQNRNGEFELMHVDEFIDELLHAERMCDIILPRLQRRQVLEEAEMLDPRISALEEDLDEVETSDEEDEEEDKQQQERLQTPEPHRRSYRDNDRPRRSPSPRYRRSRSPRRRSRSPKRRSPSPRRERHRSKSPRRHRSRSRDRRHRSKSPGHHRSHRHRSHSKSPERSSKKSHKKSRRNE from the exons ATGGCGAACCGAACCGTGAAGGATGCCAACAGCATCCACGGGACGAACCCACAGTACCTGGTGGAGAAAATCATCCGAACCCGAATCTACGAGTCCAAATACTGGAAGGAGGAATGCTTCGGCCTCACCG CCGAGCTGGTTGTTGACAAAGCCATGGAGCTGAAGTTCGTTGGAGGAGTTTATGGCGGAAACATCAAGCCCACCCCCTTCCTTTGCCTCGCGCTGAAGATGCTGCAGATTCAGCCGGAGAAAGACATCATCGTCGAGTTCATAAAAAATGAGGATTTCAA ATATGTTCGTCTCCTTGGAGCCATGTACATGAGACTGACGGGCACTGCAGCGGATTGTTACAAATACCTGGAGCCTTTGTACAACGACTACAGAAAGATCAAGAGTCAGAACAGAAACGGAG AGTTTGAGTTGATGCACGTTGACGAGTTTATCGACGAGCTTCTTCACGCAGAGAGGATGTGTGACATCATCCTGCCCCGGCTTCAG AGGAGACAAGTCCTCGAGGAGGCGGAGATGTTGGACCCGCGCATCAGCGCTCTGGAGGAAGACCTGGATGAAGTGGAGACCAGTgacgaggaagatgaggaagaagacaag cagcagcaggagagactCCAGACCCCTGAACCACACAGACGTAGTTACCGTGACAACGACAGGCCTCGTCGCTCCCCATCACCTCGCTACAGACGCAGCCGCTCCCCCAGACG GAGGAGCCGATCTCCGAAGAGGCGGAG CCCCTCCCCCCGGAGAGAGCGCCATCGCAGCAAGAGCCCCCGCAGACACCGCAGCCGGTCCCGGGACCGGCGCCACCGCTCCAAATCCCCAG GTCATCACAGAAGCCACCGACATCGCAGCCACTCAAAGTCTCCAGAGAG GAGTTCAAAAAAGAGTCACAAGAAGAGTCGGAGAAACGAGTGA
- the LOC117760472 gene encoding interferon-induced protein with tetratricopeptide repeats 1-like, translating into MSAAQSDMALEDRLGALQCHFTWDLNPSRTKLWRLKDKLQDIGTEEGCKWLGHIYNLQGYVHFQLGSTEEARSFFSRAAEAFRQTRGADEGPWLVVTYGNQAWLHHHQGEPAESRACLSKIEGLRTEFPSQDGLHPEICAEKAWTLMNFSGEQQLLAADYFQRAIRLQPGVVEWQTSHVLGLVNMSKHSKTGVEEDIMKKLREAKEQDPENLYLAAVYLLQLAKKGQPDQCGARELATKVLRNPVSNYSGIKALLRFYRTFISIDEAVALAEEALKLHPDERYLKRCAALSYKWKIWEEDSHSSPSLIEKGICAHEELLSLYPHSSFMKKIDIAGIYAKSENTKAKSEENFQQLLAEDLEPAEQQILFNIYANYLFFTQQKHKMSIHYHIKAAEIPIKSSHQERSIQTLEKIRDREGNREVDKFLSRLKESQK; encoded by the exons ATGAG TGCTGCTCAGAGTGACATGGCACTGGAGGACAGACTGGGGGCGCTGCAGTGCCACTTCACCTGGGATCTGAACCCCAGCAGGACCAAACTTTGGAGACTCAAGGACAAGCTGCAGGACATCGGCACAGAGGAAGGATGCAAGTGGCTGGGTCACATTTACAACCTGCAGGGGTACGTCCACTTCCAGCTGGGGTCCACTGAAGAAGCCAGGAGTTTCTTCAGCAGAGCCGCGGAGGCCTTCAGGCAGACGAGAGGAGCAGACGAGGGTCCCTGGCTGGTGGTGACCTACGGGAACCAGGCCTGGCTGCACCATCATCAGGGAGAACCAGCAGAGAGTCGGGCTTGTCTGTCAAAGATCGAAGGCCTGAGGACTGAGTTTCCATCGCAGGACGGGCTGCACCCGGAGATCTGTGCTGAAAAAGCCTGGACTCTGATGAACTTCAGCGGAGAACAGCAGCTTCTGGCAGCTGATTACTTCCAGAGAGCCATCCGGCTGCAGCCGGGTGTGGTGGAGTGGCAGACCAGCCACGTGTTAGGGTTAGTTAACATgtccaaacacagcaaaacaggGGTCGAGGAAGACATCATGAAGAAACTGAGAGAAGCCAAGGAACAGGATCCAGAGAACCTGTACCTCGCTGCCGTTTACCTCCTGCAACTCGCTAAGAAAGGACAACCAGACCAATGTGGAGCACGCGAGTTAGCCACAAAGGTTCTGAGGAACCCTGTCAGCAACTACAGTGGAATCAAAGCTTTGCTGAGGTTTTACAGAACCTTCATCTCCATCGACGAGGCTGTTGCTTTGGCAGAAGAGGCTCTGAAGCTACATCCGGATGAACGTTATCTGAAAAGATGTGCCGCACTCAGCTACAAATGGAAGATCTGGGAGGAGGACAGTCACTCAAGTCCGAGCCTGATAGAGAAAGGGATCTGTGCCCATGAGGAGTTGCTTTCTCTTTATCCTCATTCCTCATTTATGAAGAAAATTGACATTGCAGGTATTTACGCAAAGTCAGAGAACACCAAGGCCAAATCTGAGGAGAACTTCCAGCAGCTGCTCGCAGAGGATCTGGAACCTGCTGAACAACAAATCTTATTCAACATCTACGCAAACTATCTGTTCTTCACTCAACAGAAGCATAAGATGTCAATCCATTATCACATAAAGGCGGCGGAGATACCAATCAAGTCCTCCCATCAGGAGAGAAGCATCCAGACTCTGGAGAagatcagagacagagaggggaacCGAGAAGTAGACAAGTTTCTGTCCAGGCTGAAAGAGTCTCAGAAATAA
- the LOC117760475 gene encoding pre-mRNA-splicing factor 38A isoform X3, with translation MANRTVKDANSIHGTNPQYLVEKIIRTRIYESKYWKEECFGLTAELVVDKAMELKFVGGVYGGNIKPTPFLCLALKMLQIQPEKDIIVEFIKNEDFKYVRLLGAMYMRLTGTAADCYKYLEPLYNDYRKIKSQNRNGEFELMHVDEFIDELLHAERMCDIILPRLQRRQVLEEAEMLDPRISALEEDLDEVETSDEEDEEEDKQQERLQTPEPHRRSYRDNDRPRRSPSPRYRRSRSPRRRSRSPKRRSPSPRRERHRSKSPRRHRSRSRDRRHRSKSPGQKTRHHRSHRHRSHSKSPERSSKKSHKKSRRNE, from the exons ATGGCGAACCGAACCGTGAAGGATGCCAACAGCATCCACGGGACGAACCCACAGTACCTGGTGGAGAAAATCATCCGAACCCGAATCTACGAGTCCAAATACTGGAAGGAGGAATGCTTCGGCCTCACCG CCGAGCTGGTTGTTGACAAAGCCATGGAGCTGAAGTTCGTTGGAGGAGTTTATGGCGGAAACATCAAGCCCACCCCCTTCCTTTGCCTCGCGCTGAAGATGCTGCAGATTCAGCCGGAGAAAGACATCATCGTCGAGTTCATAAAAAATGAGGATTTCAA ATATGTTCGTCTCCTTGGAGCCATGTACATGAGACTGACGGGCACTGCAGCGGATTGTTACAAATACCTGGAGCCTTTGTACAACGACTACAGAAAGATCAAGAGTCAGAACAGAAACGGAG AGTTTGAGTTGATGCACGTTGACGAGTTTATCGACGAGCTTCTTCACGCAGAGAGGATGTGTGACATCATCCTGCCCCGGCTTCAG AGGAGACAAGTCCTCGAGGAGGCGGAGATGTTGGACCCGCGCATCAGCGCTCTGGAGGAAGACCTGGATGAAGTGGAGACCAGTgacgaggaagatgaggaagaagacaag cagcaggagagactCCAGACCCCTGAACCACACAGACGTAGTTACCGTGACAACGACAGGCCTCGTCGCTCCCCATCACCTCGCTACAGACGCAGCCGCTCCCCCAGACG GAGGAGCCGATCTCCGAAGAGGCGGAG CCCCTCCCCCCGGAGAGAGCGCCATCGCAGCAAGAGCCCCCGCAGACACCGCAGCCGGTCCCGGGACCGGCGCCACCGCTCCAAATCCCCAGGTCAGAAAACAC GTCATCACAGAAGCCACCGACATCGCAGCCACTCAAAGTCTCCAGAGAG GAGTTCAAAAAAGAGTCACAAGAAGAGTCGGAGAAACGAGTGA
- the LOC117760475 gene encoding pre-mRNA-splicing factor 38A isoform X1, with the protein MANRTVKDANSIHGTNPQYLVEKIIRTRIYESKYWKEECFGLTAELVVDKAMELKFVGGVYGGNIKPTPFLCLALKMLQIQPEKDIIVEFIKNEDFKYVRLLGAMYMRLTGTAADCYKYLEPLYNDYRKIKSQNRNGEFELMHVDEFIDELLHAERMCDIILPRLQRRQVLEEAEMLDPRISALEEDLDEVETSDEEDEEEDKQQQQERLQTPEPHRRSYRDNDRPRRSPSPRYRRSRSPRRRSRSPKRRSPSPRRERHRSKSPRRHRSRSRDRRHRSKSPGQKTRHHRSHRHRSHSKSPERSSKKSHKKSRRNE; encoded by the exons ATGGCGAACCGAACCGTGAAGGATGCCAACAGCATCCACGGGACGAACCCACAGTACCTGGTGGAGAAAATCATCCGAACCCGAATCTACGAGTCCAAATACTGGAAGGAGGAATGCTTCGGCCTCACCG CCGAGCTGGTTGTTGACAAAGCCATGGAGCTGAAGTTCGTTGGAGGAGTTTATGGCGGAAACATCAAGCCCACCCCCTTCCTTTGCCTCGCGCTGAAGATGCTGCAGATTCAGCCGGAGAAAGACATCATCGTCGAGTTCATAAAAAATGAGGATTTCAA ATATGTTCGTCTCCTTGGAGCCATGTACATGAGACTGACGGGCACTGCAGCGGATTGTTACAAATACCTGGAGCCTTTGTACAACGACTACAGAAAGATCAAGAGTCAGAACAGAAACGGAG AGTTTGAGTTGATGCACGTTGACGAGTTTATCGACGAGCTTCTTCACGCAGAGAGGATGTGTGACATCATCCTGCCCCGGCTTCAG AGGAGACAAGTCCTCGAGGAGGCGGAGATGTTGGACCCGCGCATCAGCGCTCTGGAGGAAGACCTGGATGAAGTGGAGACCAGTgacgaggaagatgaggaagaagacaag cagcagcagcaggagagactCCAGACCCCTGAACCACACAGACGTAGTTACCGTGACAACGACAGGCCTCGTCGCTCCCCATCACCTCGCTACAGACGCAGCCGCTCCCCCAGACG GAGGAGCCGATCTCCGAAGAGGCGGAG CCCCTCCCCCCGGAGAGAGCGCCATCGCAGCAAGAGCCCCCGCAGACACCGCAGCCGGTCCCGGGACCGGCGCCACCGCTCCAAATCCCCAGGTCAGAAAACAC GTCATCACAGAAGCCACCGACATCGCAGCCACTCAAAGTCTCCAGAGAG GAGTTCAAAAAAGAGTCACAAGAAGAGTCGGAGAAACGAGTGA
- the LOC117760475 gene encoding pre-mRNA-splicing factor 38A isoform X4 encodes MANRTVKDANSIHGTNPQYLVEKIIRTRIYESKYWKEECFGLTAELVVDKAMELKFVGGVYGGNIKPTPFLCLALKMLQIQPEKDIIVEFIKNEDFKYVRLLGAMYMRLTGTAADCYKYLEPLYNDYRKIKSQNRNGEFELMHVDEFIDELLHAERMCDIILPRLQRRQVLEEAEMLDPRISALEEDLDEVETSDEEDEEEDKQQQQERLQTPEPHRRSYRDNDRPRRSPSPRYRRSRSPRRRSRSPKRRSPSPRRERHRSKSPRRHRSRSRDRRHRSKSPGHHRSHRHRSHSKSPERSSKKSHKKSRRNE; translated from the exons ATGGCGAACCGAACCGTGAAGGATGCCAACAGCATCCACGGGACGAACCCACAGTACCTGGTGGAGAAAATCATCCGAACCCGAATCTACGAGTCCAAATACTGGAAGGAGGAATGCTTCGGCCTCACCG CCGAGCTGGTTGTTGACAAAGCCATGGAGCTGAAGTTCGTTGGAGGAGTTTATGGCGGAAACATCAAGCCCACCCCCTTCCTTTGCCTCGCGCTGAAGATGCTGCAGATTCAGCCGGAGAAAGACATCATCGTCGAGTTCATAAAAAATGAGGATTTCAA ATATGTTCGTCTCCTTGGAGCCATGTACATGAGACTGACGGGCACTGCAGCGGATTGTTACAAATACCTGGAGCCTTTGTACAACGACTACAGAAAGATCAAGAGTCAGAACAGAAACGGAG AGTTTGAGTTGATGCACGTTGACGAGTTTATCGACGAGCTTCTTCACGCAGAGAGGATGTGTGACATCATCCTGCCCCGGCTTCAG AGGAGACAAGTCCTCGAGGAGGCGGAGATGTTGGACCCGCGCATCAGCGCTCTGGAGGAAGACCTGGATGAAGTGGAGACCAGTgacgaggaagatgaggaagaagacaag cagcagcagcaggagagactCCAGACCCCTGAACCACACAGACGTAGTTACCGTGACAACGACAGGCCTCGTCGCTCCCCATCACCTCGCTACAGACGCAGCCGCTCCCCCAGACG GAGGAGCCGATCTCCGAAGAGGCGGAG CCCCTCCCCCCGGAGAGAGCGCCATCGCAGCAAGAGCCCCCGCAGACACCGCAGCCGGTCCCGGGACCGGCGCCACCGCTCCAAATCCCCAG GTCATCACAGAAGCCACCGACATCGCAGCCACTCAAAGTCTCCAGAGAG GAGTTCAAAAAAGAGTCACAAGAAGAGTCGGAGAAACGAGTGA